One Candidatus Polarisedimenticolia bacterium genomic region harbors:
- a CDS encoding DUF190 domain-containing protein: MMLPEAGQLLRIFIGESDKHDGMPLYEWIVRRARQEGLAGATVIRGVEGYGAHSRLHTAKILRLSEDLPLIVEIVDTQEKIESFLPVIDAAIPEGLATLENVRIRFYRSGS, from the coding sequence ATGATGTTGCCCGAGGCAGGCCAGCTGCTGCGCATTTTCATCGGCGAGAGTGACAAGCACGACGGGATGCCGCTCTACGAATGGATCGTCCGCCGAGCGCGCCAGGAAGGATTGGCCGGCGCCACCGTGATTCGCGGCGTCGAGGGTTACGGGGCGCACAGCCGCCTGCACACCGCGAAGATTCTCCGGCTTTCCGAGGATCTTCCGCTCATCGTCGAAATCGTGGATACGCAGGAAAAGATCGAGAGCTTCCTGCCGGTGATCGATGCGGCCATCCCCGAGGGGCTGGCGACGCTGGAAAATGTCCGGATTCGCTTTTACCGCAGCGGTTCTTGA
- a CDS encoding nuclear transport factor 2 family protein → MSLEDRVKEYYTLFGERKLKELEALFTDDSLIIDYNGVEHHSSGVVRMFELFPPTTKFELLSAVSDGKSVLAAFRVEGGPPDRAALGRDLFVFYGDKIRVLETTLPPT, encoded by the coding sequence GTGTCGCTGGAAGATCGCGTCAAGGAGTATTACACCCTGTTCGGGGAGAGAAAGCTCAAGGAGCTGGAGGCGCTGTTCACCGACGACAGCCTGATCATCGACTACAACGGGGTCGAGCACCACAGCTCGGGCGTGGTCAGGATGTTCGAGCTCTTCCCCCCGACCACGAAATTCGAACTGCTCTCCGCGGTCTCCGACGGGAAATCGGTCTTGGCCGCCTTCCGCGTGGAGGGCGGCCCCCCCGACCGGGCGGCTCTCGGGCGCGACCTCTTCGTCTTCTACGGCGACAAGATCCGGGTCCTCGAGACGACGCTTCCGCCCACCTGA
- a CDS encoding sigma-70 family RNA polymerase sigma factor has product MHDENDTGQGEVTRLLISWRDGDSRAAEALFTLLYHELRALARRQIWRPAGESTLNTTALVHEAYLKLVDGSRVNVRDRGHFFALAARVMRQILVDHARSKAAAKRGGNVPPAPLDENLGGTSPVAEEVVGVDEALKKLEALDPRLGKLVELRFYAGLSVEECAEILETSPRTVKRDWQKARAFLYHELGRQGGP; this is encoded by the coding sequence ATGCATGACGAGAACGACACCGGCCAGGGAGAGGTCACGCGCCTTCTGATATCCTGGCGCGACGGGGACTCGCGGGCCGCCGAGGCCCTGTTCACCCTCCTTTATCATGAGCTGCGCGCTCTCGCCCGGCGCCAGATCTGGCGCCCCGCGGGCGAGTCGACGCTCAACACCACGGCCCTGGTGCACGAGGCCTACCTCAAGCTGGTCGACGGTTCCCGCGTCAACGTACGGGACCGCGGCCACTTCTTCGCCCTCGCCGCGCGCGTCATGCGGCAGATCCTGGTGGACCATGCCCGCTCGAAAGCGGCGGCCAAGCGCGGCGGCAACGTCCCGCCCGCCCCCCTCGACGAGAATCTCGGAGGCACCTCCCCCGTCGCCGAGGAGGTGGTGGGGGTGGACGAGGCGCTGAAGAAGCTCGAAGCGCTCGATCCCCGCCTGGGAAAGCTCGTCGAATTGAGGTTCTACGCTGGACTTTCCGTGGAGGAATGCGCCGAAATCCTCGAGACCTCCCCCCGCACCGTCAAGCGCGACTGGCAGAAGGCCCGAGCCTTCCTGTATCACGAGCTCGGCCGGCAGGGCGGCCCCTAA
- a CDS encoding TonB-dependent receptor has protein sequence MRQGKARFRAASLTRRALILLVCLGGSSILSGLRAATTCEIRGTVVDGDSRPLPGVVLVLRNDTLASPERGTVTDAGGKFRFALLTPGPGYRLRASLAGFSTIEFRDIELSAGEVHAADIVLRPEAELRETIRVQAQGDVVDTERPTTSTVFSSELIAGLPVLGRDYQDILSLAPGVTDVNDTGNPNIHGARDTDMVTLVDGVSTTDPFTGYYGQQLNIESIQEIEIITSGASAEFSRAQGGFANVVTKSGGNEFQATFKMFVRSHRLDGDGAGIDPPDVQGGIGEAKGFRDLRFTDLYPFLSLSGAIRKDRLWYYLASEYIQQENPVNAVTQAFVIPTRGYRQFVKATAQLAASHKLVFSLSLDHTRDDNLGIDSLVNTESGYSFERGGPTYTLKGESIFGPQTLLESTVSWFDNRFARTPTLDPDTNRNGILYVDQFPELGGNQNGLLEVSELDSGEDYDRDAAYDLWEDFNHDTLLEREEDLDGDGRLTDAVACEGKSHEDVNCNGRIDRETDANLNGKADPEEDTGLGTFCQAWNCPEKIVPGTAGNGRFDSEDRNGNGLLDVVGDSGYTPYPFWNDRNHNGIHEYGEYQAPLPPDRGYLIDVEGRQSGPNPYEYADHRTRLTWREDLSVYVPEFFGTHDFKLGAVYEREGFDRDTWLRPSSQIQGRSFGSGGLARETLLTAFMGVPIFVNNTAAGSNLGLYLQDTYKPLPNLTFGLGLRFDREDLTSFGFTSFDPHKERRIYSNLMALTGVDSDLFDSISPKGIEVDPLYASDAQAALQLSTLLTTLRSLAPRRMTRHNADIEVFAPGLGPVIGRSGSLASLLQLGVRPRTPEDIRIQNNNLAPRLSVTWDPRSDGKSKLFASWNRYYDKLFLNTMVLEEGPDEFTRVYTFDPDGLTILGVPNGQVGRSVSLSPPTAFQIDRRLRTPFSDEVTAGYQRELAPEITFSVTYVRRDYRDQLQDIDLNHHAVRDPETGRYLDRNGTVCGTATCALDGLPDLYVENFFLNRVFRLGNYNQQTYRGWELEIARRLSRKWQMNANYTYSKSWGNAESFLSDVGDDPTLAEFEPGFLSYDQRHVIKLSAKTNLPRDWQLGGIATWASGLPYSMVQLRDASDDVGYVQQRLLYGSIGPKGLESEPRNNHRNHATYDFNARLQKSFVMGSAAASGFFEVFNILNSDSLRVFEIQQRQGIAGRDIRKIIGERRFGRRFEFGVQLDF, from the coding sequence TTGAGACAGGGTAAAGCTCGTTTCCGGGCCGCCAGCCTGACGCGCCGCGCCCTGATCCTCCTGGTGTGCCTCGGCGGGTCCTCGATCCTTTCGGGGCTGCGAGCCGCCACGACTTGCGAGATCCGTGGGACGGTCGTCGACGGCGACAGCCGGCCTCTCCCCGGGGTCGTCCTCGTCCTCCGCAACGACACGCTGGCCTCTCCGGAGCGCGGCACCGTCACCGACGCCGGCGGAAAGTTCCGTTTTGCCCTGCTGACCCCGGGCCCGGGGTACCGGCTGCGCGCCTCCCTGGCCGGATTCTCGACGATCGAATTCCGGGACATCGAGCTGTCGGCCGGGGAGGTCCATGCCGCCGACATCGTCCTGCGTCCCGAAGCGGAGCTGCGGGAGACGATCCGCGTGCAGGCCCAGGGTGACGTCGTCGATACCGAGCGCCCGACCACCTCCACCGTCTTCTCCTCCGAGCTCATCGCCGGGCTGCCGGTGCTGGGCCGGGACTATCAGGATATCCTGAGCCTCGCGCCGGGGGTCACCGACGTGAACGACACGGGGAACCCCAACATTCACGGCGCCCGCGATACCGACATGGTCACCCTGGTGGACGGTGTGAGCACGACCGATCCCTTCACCGGCTACTACGGGCAGCAGCTCAACATCGAGTCGATCCAGGAGATCGAGATCATCACCTCGGGGGCCTCGGCCGAATTCAGCCGGGCCCAGGGAGGCTTCGCCAACGTCGTGACCAAGTCGGGGGGCAACGAGTTCCAGGCGACCTTCAAGATGTTCGTCCGGAGCCACCGGCTGGACGGCGACGGCGCGGGAATCGATCCCCCCGACGTGCAGGGGGGGATCGGGGAGGCGAAGGGCTTCCGGGACCTGCGCTTCACCGATCTCTATCCCTTCCTCTCGCTGTCGGGGGCGATCCGCAAGGATCGACTCTGGTACTACTTGGCGAGCGAGTACATTCAGCAGGAGAACCCGGTCAACGCCGTGACCCAGGCGTTCGTCATCCCGACGCGCGGCTACCGCCAGTTCGTCAAGGCGACGGCGCAGCTCGCCGCCAGCCACAAGCTGGTCTTCTCGCTCAGCCTCGACCACACCCGGGACGACAATCTAGGAATCGACAGCCTGGTGAACACGGAATCGGGATATTCCTTCGAGCGCGGCGGCCCGACCTACACCCTCAAGGGGGAGTCGATCTTCGGGCCCCAGACGCTGCTGGAGTCGACCGTCTCCTGGTTCGACAACCGCTTCGCGCGGACGCCGACCCTGGATCCCGACACCAACCGCAACGGCATCCTGTACGTCGATCAGTTCCCCGAACTGGGAGGCAACCAGAACGGCCTCTTGGAGGTGTCCGAGCTGGACAGCGGCGAGGACTACGATCGCGACGCGGCCTACGATCTCTGGGAGGATTTCAATCACGACACGCTCCTGGAACGCGAGGAGGATCTCGACGGCGACGGGAGGCTCACGGACGCGGTAGCCTGCGAAGGGAAAAGCCACGAGGACGTGAACTGCAACGGCAGAATCGATCGGGAAACGGATGCGAACCTGAACGGGAAGGCCGATCCCGAGGAGGACACGGGACTCGGGACCTTTTGCCAGGCATGGAACTGCCCTGAGAAGATCGTGCCGGGAACCGCCGGGAATGGCCGATTCGATTCCGAGGATCGGAACGGCAACGGCCTGCTCGACGTCGTGGGAGACTCCGGCTACACGCCGTACCCCTTCTGGAACGATCGCAACCACAACGGAATCCACGAGTATGGCGAATACCAGGCGCCGCTGCCTCCGGACCGGGGCTACCTGATCGACGTGGAGGGAAGGCAGAGCGGGCCGAACCCCTACGAGTATGCCGATCACCGGACGCGGCTGACCTGGCGCGAGGACCTCTCGGTCTACGTCCCGGAATTCTTCGGGACCCACGACTTCAAGCTCGGCGCCGTCTACGAGCGGGAGGGCTTCGATCGGGACACCTGGCTGCGTCCCAGCTCCCAGATCCAGGGCCGTTCCTTCGGATCCGGCGGCCTGGCGCGCGAAACCCTGCTCACGGCGTTCATGGGAGTGCCGATCTTCGTGAACAACACGGCTGCGGGGAGCAACCTCGGCCTCTACCTCCAGGACACCTACAAGCCTCTGCCGAACCTGACCTTCGGGCTGGGCCTCCGCTTCGACCGCGAGGATCTCACCTCCTTCGGTTTCACCTCGTTCGACCCTCACAAGGAACGCCGGATTTACAGCAACCTGATGGCCCTTACGGGCGTGGACTCCGACTTGTTCGACTCGATTAGCCCGAAGGGAATCGAGGTGGATCCTTTATATGCGAGCGACGCGCAGGCCGCGCTCCAATTGTCGACCCTCCTGACCACCCTGAGAAGCCTCGCGCCCCGGCGGATGACGCGGCACAACGCCGACATCGAGGTCTTCGCCCCCGGGCTGGGCCCGGTGATCGGCAGAAGCGGGTCGCTGGCGAGCCTGCTGCAGCTCGGAGTCCGCCCCCGGACGCCGGAGGACATCCGCATCCAGAACAACAACCTGGCGCCCCGCCTGAGCGTCACTTGGGATCCGCGCTCCGACGGGAAATCGAAGCTCTTCGCCTCGTGGAACCGCTATTACGACAAGCTCTTCCTGAACACCATGGTCCTCGAGGAGGGGCCGGACGAATTCACGCGGGTGTACACCTTCGACCCCGACGGCCTCACCATCCTGGGCGTCCCGAACGGGCAAGTGGGCCGCAGTGTCTCCCTATCCCCGCCGACCGCCTTCCAGATCGACCGCCGACTGCGGACCCCCTTCAGCGACGAGGTGACGGCCGGGTACCAGCGCGAGCTGGCGCCCGAGATCACTTTCTCGGTCACCTACGTGCGGCGGGACTACCGGGATCAGCTCCAGGACATCGACCTGAACCACCACGCGGTGCGCGATCCGGAAACGGGGAGGTACCTCGACCGCAACGGGACGGTCTGCGGCACGGCGACCTGCGCGCTCGACGGACTCCCCGATCTCTACGTGGAGAACTTCTTTCTGAATCGGGTCTTCCGCCTGGGGAACTATAACCAGCAGACCTACCGCGGCTGGGAGCTGGAGATCGCCCGCCGGCTGAGCCGGAAATGGCAGATGAATGCCAACTACACCTATTCGAAGAGCTGGGGAAACGCGGAGAGCTTCCTCTCGGACGTGGGCGACGATCCCACCCTGGCCGAGTTCGAGCCCGGGTTCCTGAGCTACGATCAACGCCACGTCATCAAGCTGAGCGCCAAGACGAACCTGCCGCGGGACTGGCAGCTCGGCGGGATCGCGACCTGGGCCTCCGGGCTGCCCTACTCGATGGTCCAGCTGCGGGACGCGTCCGACGACGTCGGGTACGTTCAGCAGAGGCTGCTCTACGGATCCATCGGCCCGAAGGGGCTGGAGAGTGAGCCGCGCAACAACCACCGCAACCACGCCACCTACGATTTCAACGCCCGGCTGCAGAAGAGCTTCGTGATGGGGAGCGCCGCCGCTTCCGGTTTCTTCGAGGTCTTCAACATTCTCAACAGCGACAGCCTGCGAGTGTTCGAGATCCAGCAGAGACAGGGGATCGCCGGCCGGGACATCAGGAAAATCATCGGGGAGCGGCGGTTCGGCCGCCGCTTCGAGTTCGGGGTGCAGCTCGACTTCTAG
- the acs gene encoding acetate--CoA ligase, which yields MAEDKPDPALDDLLHENRVFDPSPEFRSRAVVADEALYRQAKDDPEAFWAAAASELAWEKPWKKVLEWNPPHARWFVGGTLNVSVNCLDRHLQGPRRNKAALIWEGEPGERRTYTYKDLHREVCQFANALKSLGVARGDRVALYLPLIPELPIAMLACARIGAAHTVIFGGFSAEALRDRINDAQAKVLITADGGYRRGGLIPLKQYADHALEGCPCVQHVVIVKRGDFPLHVKEGRDHWWHRLMQEASVACPPAFVDSEELLYILYTSGTTGKPKGIVHTTGGYLTGVYATTKYVFDLKEEDVYWCTADIGWVTGHSYVVYGPLACGATVVMYEGSPDWPDRGRLWKTIEKYGVTIFYTAPTAIRAFMKWGDAHPAAADLSSLRLLGTVGEPINPEAWVWYHSRIGGGRCPIVDTWWQTETGMILIAPLPGITRLKPGSATFPLPGIDAAIFNERGEEVASGGGYLVLRRPWPAMLRGIYGDPDRYEKQYWSRFPGVYFTGDGAKRDEDGYFWLLGRVDDVMNVAGHRIGTMEVESALVDHPGVAEAAVVAVAHDIKGQAIAAFVTLKEGAAARLELAEELKAHVVKKIGAIARPEQILFTAELPKTRSGKIMRRLLRDVAEGRALGDTTTLADPTVVEQLKQKYEEEGEA from the coding sequence ATGGCCGAAGACAAGCCCGATCCCGCCCTCGACGATCTCCTGCACGAGAACCGGGTCTTCGATCCTTCCCCCGAGTTCCGCAGCCGCGCCGTCGTCGCCGACGAGGCGCTCTACCGGCAGGCGAAGGACGATCCCGAGGCGTTCTGGGCCGCGGCCGCCTCGGAGCTTGCGTGGGAGAAGCCCTGGAAGAAGGTCCTCGAGTGGAACCCGCCGCACGCCCGGTGGTTCGTCGGCGGCACGCTCAACGTCAGCGTGAACTGCCTGGACCGGCACCTGCAGGGGCCGCGCCGGAACAAGGCGGCGCTGATCTGGGAAGGCGAACCGGGAGAGCGCCGGACCTACACCTACAAGGACCTGCACCGCGAGGTCTGCCAGTTCGCCAACGCCCTGAAGTCGCTCGGAGTGGCGCGCGGCGATCGCGTCGCGCTGTATCTCCCCCTGATCCCCGAGCTGCCGATCGCCATGCTGGCCTGCGCCCGGATCGGGGCGGCGCACACCGTGATCTTCGGCGGCTTCTCGGCCGAGGCCCTGCGGGACCGGATCAACGACGCCCAGGCGAAAGTCCTGATCACCGCCGACGGCGGCTACCGGCGGGGCGGCCTGATTCCGCTGAAACAATATGCCGACCACGCCTTGGAAGGGTGCCCGTGCGTGCAGCACGTCGTGATCGTGAAGCGCGGCGACTTCCCGCTGCACGTGAAAGAGGGGCGCGATCATTGGTGGCACCGGCTCATGCAGGAGGCATCCGTCGCGTGCCCTCCCGCGTTCGTCGACTCCGAAGAGCTTCTCTACATCCTCTACACCTCCGGCACGACCGGCAAGCCCAAGGGCATCGTGCACACCACCGGCGGCTACCTGACCGGCGTCTACGCCACCACCAAGTACGTCTTCGACCTCAAGGAGGAGGACGTCTACTGGTGCACGGCCGACATCGGATGGGTCACGGGCCATTCCTACGTCGTGTACGGCCCGCTCGCCTGCGGCGCCACGGTCGTGATGTACGAAGGTTCTCCCGACTGGCCCGACCGGGGCCGGCTCTGGAAGACGATCGAGAAATACGGCGTCACCATCTTCTACACCGCGCCGACCGCGATCCGCGCCTTCATGAAGTGGGGCGACGCCCATCCGGCGGCCGCCGATCTCTCGTCGCTGCGCCTGCTCGGCACGGTCGGAGAGCCGATCAATCCCGAGGCTTGGGTCTGGTACCACTCGCGGATCGGCGGCGGCCGCTGCCCGATCGTCGACACCTGGTGGCAGACCGAGACCGGCATGATCCTAATCGCGCCGCTGCCGGGCATCACGCGCCTGAAGCCGGGATCCGCCACCTTTCCCCTTCCGGGAATCGACGCCGCGATCTTCAACGAGCGCGGCGAGGAGGTCGCCTCCGGCGGCGGCTACCTCGTCCTGCGCCGCCCCTGGCCGGCGATGCTGCGGGGCATCTACGGCGACCCGGACCGTTACGAGAAGCAGTATTGGAGCCGATTTCCGGGAGTCTACTTCACCGGCGACGGAGCGAAGCGGGACGAGGACGGCTATTTCTGGCTGCTCGGCCGCGTCGACGACGTGATGAACGTGGCGGGGCACCGGATCGGCACCATGGAAGTGGAATCGGCCCTGGTCGATCACCCCGGTGTGGCGGAGGCGGCGGTCGTCGCGGTCGCCCACGACATCAAGGGCCAGGCGATCGCCGCCTTCGTCACGCTGAAGGAAGGGGCCGCGGCACGGCTCGAGCTGGCGGAGGAATTGAAGGCGCACGTGGTGAAGAAGATCGGGGCGATCGCGCGGCCCGAGCAGATCCTGTTCACGGCGGAGCTGCCCAAGACCCGCTCGGGAAAGATCATGCGGCGCCTGCTCCGAGACGTGGCCGAAGGCCGGGCGCTCGGGGACACGACGACGCTCGCCGATCCCACCGTCGTCGAGCAGCTCAAGCAGAAATACGAAGAGGAGGGGGAAGCCTAG
- the crcB gene encoding fluoride efflux transporter CrcB, translated as MLKLLWVGCGGFLGSAARYLLGGWLNRLAARALFPYETLTINAAGCLAIGFLAGLIETRGVLGPEARLFVLVGILGGFTTFSSFGYETFQLLRDGQALAGMINVALQVFLGIGAVFAGHVFSRLF; from the coding sequence ATGCTGAAGCTGCTCTGGGTAGGATGCGGCGGATTCCTGGGGTCCGCCGCGCGCTACCTCCTGGGAGGATGGCTCAACCGGCTGGCGGCGAGGGCGCTGTTCCCCTACGAGACGCTGACGATCAATGCGGCCGGATGTCTCGCCATCGGATTTCTCGCCGGCCTCATCGAGACGCGTGGAGTTCTCGGTCCGGAGGCGAGGCTGTTCGTCCTCGTCGGAATCCTGGGAGGCTTCACGACGTTCTCGTCGTTCGGGTACGAGACGTTTCAGCTCCTGCGCGACGGACAGGCCCTGGCGGGGATGATCAACGTGGCCCTGCAGGTCTTCCTGGGAATCGGCGCGGTCTTCGCCGGGCACGTCTTTTCCCGGCTCTTTTAG
- a CDS encoding DUF885 domain-containing protein, protein MLRPLPSFPAVVLSGILAAGALAAIHALTFGAGPEPAPGDAKFYTVAQRYLDETLRLFPAQASVNGYHRYDADLEDFSAAGIKRMTDTFKRLQKDLAAVDRSKLGLSAQVDRDLLVQDCESNLFTLTTLRPFDRDPLFYNDVLGNSTLFVTQVAPDAKEFPERMASLMGRMKKIPAFLEQAKKNLKNPAEIQTKFCLVLNPGNIEFFEKTLPPLSGKVPALREDLHRESAKVIGALRDYQKWLESDLLPRSKGDWRLGKELWTRKLRYALASDLTPEEITRRAEEKLKKDREEMLAVAQPLHDKMYPDHKHQETGDDLINVVVKETLAKLAESHSKPDTLFADVKEKWIPKIKGFIRKSDIIGLPPETDNFVVEPTPAFMDGVAVAFFNSAPPFEPDLKKSFWVSSVPRGGSPEEDARVAESFFREYNDYGLQSLIIHEAFPGHYVQAWYALKSPMATIYKKVFASGTFAEGWAVLAEEEMFTNGFAAGDPANYLVHKKFDLRVPMNALLDSKMHTAGMSEEETDRWAMDLMTRLGFQEEVEAKGKLRRAKITATQLSTYFVGFTELNDLLTDVKAREGEKFSLKSFNERLLGFGTIPPRDARRLMLAPAVTP, encoded by the coding sequence TGTTGCGCCCCCTACCCTCGTTCCCGGCCGTCGTCCTCTCCGGCATCCTCGCCGCCGGCGCGCTCGCCGCGATCCACGCCCTGACCTTCGGGGCGGGGCCCGAGCCGGCCCCCGGCGACGCGAAGTTCTACACCGTGGCGCAGCGCTACCTCGACGAGACGCTGCGGCTGTTCCCGGCCCAGGCCTCGGTCAACGGCTACCATCGCTATGACGCCGACCTGGAGGATTTCAGCGCCGCCGGGATCAAGAGGATGACCGACACCTTCAAGCGCCTGCAGAAGGATCTGGCGGCGGTGGATCGATCGAAGCTCGGCCTCAGCGCCCAGGTCGACCGCGATCTCCTGGTGCAGGACTGCGAGTCGAACCTCTTCACGCTGACGACGCTGCGCCCCTTCGATCGCGATCCCCTCTTCTACAACGACGTGCTCGGCAACAGCACGCTGTTCGTGACTCAGGTGGCGCCCGACGCGAAGGAGTTCCCCGAGCGGATGGCGAGCCTGATGGGAAGGATGAAGAAGATCCCCGCCTTCCTCGAGCAGGCCAAGAAGAACCTCAAGAACCCGGCGGAGATCCAGACGAAGTTCTGCCTGGTCCTGAACCCGGGGAACATCGAGTTCTTCGAGAAGACCCTTCCGCCGCTCTCCGGGAAGGTCCCCGCCCTGCGGGAGGACCTGCATCGCGAGAGCGCCAAGGTGATCGGGGCGCTGCGCGACTACCAGAAATGGCTGGAGAGCGACCTCCTGCCGCGCTCCAAGGGCGACTGGCGGCTGGGCAAGGAGCTCTGGACCCGGAAGCTCCGCTATGCCCTCGCCTCCGATCTGACTCCGGAGGAGATCACCCGCCGGGCCGAGGAGAAGCTGAAGAAGGATCGGGAGGAGATGCTCGCGGTCGCCCAGCCGCTGCACGACAAGATGTATCCCGATCACAAGCACCAGGAAACCGGCGACGATCTCATCAACGTCGTGGTCAAGGAAACGCTGGCGAAGCTCGCGGAGAGCCATTCGAAGCCCGACACCCTGTTCGCCGACGTGAAGGAGAAGTGGATCCCGAAGATCAAGGGTTTCATCCGCAAGAGCGACATCATCGGCCTGCCGCCGGAAACCGACAACTTCGTCGTGGAGCCGACGCCGGCCTTCATGGACGGGGTCGCCGTCGCCTTCTTCAATTCGGCGCCCCCCTTCGAGCCCGATCTGAAGAAGTCGTTCTGGGTCTCCTCCGTCCCTCGCGGCGGCAGCCCCGAAGAGGACGCCCGAGTGGCGGAGTCGTTCTTCCGCGAGTACAACGACTACGGGTTGCAGAGTCTCATCATCCACGAGGCCTTTCCCGGGCACTACGTGCAGGCCTGGTACGCGCTGAAATCCCCCATGGCGACGATTTACAAGAAAGTCTTCGCTTCCGGCACCTTCGCCGAAGGATGGGCGGTCCTCGCCGAAGAGGAAATGTTCACCAACGGCTTCGCCGCGGGGGATCCGGCGAACTACCTGGTCCACAAGAAATTCGACCTCCGGGTCCCGATGAACGCCCTGCTCGACTCGAAGATGCACACCGCCGGCATGTCCGAGGAGGAGACCGACCGCTGGGCCATGGACCTGATGACCCGGCTCGGGTTCCAAGAGGAGGTGGAAGCCAAGGGGAAGCTGCGGCGCGCCAAGATCACCGCCACCCAGCTCTCCACCTACTTCGTGGGGTTCACCGAGCTCAACGATCTGCTGACCGACGTGAAGGCGCGCGAGGGAGAGAAGTTCTCCCTGAAGAGCTTCAACGAGCGGCTCCTCGGCTTCGGGACGATCCCGCCGCGCGACGCGCGGCGCCTGATGCTCGCTCCGGCTGTGACACCTTAG
- a CDS encoding PaaI family thioesterase: MKKLAEATTPFNEMLGSRCTLREPGRTRYELEVGPDHLNRRGVAHGGVVASLLDTALGAAVVSAIRPREWTGTLELSVQFREPVFPGVIAAEGRVARRGRSVAFAEGEIRDPQGKILAVAHGVWTIWPKKPR; this comes from the coding sequence ATGAAAAAGCTTGCGGAGGCCACCACTCCGTTCAACGAAATGCTCGGAAGCCGCTGCACCCTGCGGGAGCCGGGACGGACCCGCTACGAGCTGGAAGTCGGGCCGGATCACCTCAACAGGAGGGGAGTGGCGCACGGCGGCGTCGTGGCATCCCTCCTCGACACCGCGCTCGGCGCCGCGGTGGTCTCCGCCATCCGCCCCCGCGAGTGGACCGGCACGCTGGAGCTTTCGGTGCAGTTCCGGGAGCCCGTTTTCCCGGGCGTGATCGCCGCCGAGGGGAGAGTAGCCCGACGGGGCCGGAGCGTCGCCTTCGCGGAAGGAGAGATCCGTGATCCGCAGGGGAAGATCCTGGCGGTGGCCCACGGCGTCTGGACGATCTGGCCGAAAAAGCCGCGATGA